In bacterium, a single window of DNA contains:
- a CDS encoding quinone oxidoreductase yields the protein MKAVRVHEAGGPEVLRFEELPTPEPGPAEVLVKLEAAGVNFVDIYEREGVYKTALPFTCGSEGAGLVEAVGRDVAELRPGDRVAYSNVSGAYATHAVVPAARIVKLPPGVDAKTAAAVMLQGMTAHYLTHTTYPLGPGDVILLHAAAGGVGLLLTQIAKMRGARVIGTVSTEAKAALARQAGADEIILYTQQDFEAETKRLTGGRGVPVVYDSVGTTTFEKSMNCLAPRGYLVTFGNSSGPNPPVDTRVLQQKGSLFVTRPTMRDYVATREDLLKRAGDVLGWVAAGRLKVRIDRTFPLAQAADAQRALASRGTAGKVLLIL from the coding sequence ATGAAGGCCGTGCGCGTGCATGAGGCCGGGGGACCCGAGGTCCTCCGGTTCGAGGAACTGCCGACGCCGGAGCCCGGGCCGGCGGAGGTCCTCGTGAAGCTCGAGGCCGCGGGCGTCAACTTCGTCGATATCTACGAGCGCGAGGGCGTCTACAAGACGGCGCTCCCGTTCACCTGCGGCAGCGAGGGCGCGGGGCTGGTCGAGGCGGTGGGACGCGACGTCGCCGAACTGCGTCCGGGCGATCGCGTCGCCTACTCGAACGTCAGCGGCGCGTACGCCACGCATGCGGTGGTCCCGGCGGCGCGCATCGTGAAGCTTCCGCCCGGCGTGGATGCCAAGACGGCGGCCGCCGTGATGCTGCAGGGGATGACCGCGCATTATCTCACGCACACGACGTATCCGCTGGGCCCGGGCGACGTGATCCTCCTCCACGCCGCCGCGGGCGGGGTGGGGTTGCTGCTCACCCAGATCGCCAAGATGCGGGGCGCCCGGGTCATCGGGACCGTCTCGACGGAGGCCAAGGCGGCGCTCGCCCGCCAGGCCGGGGCCGACGAGATCATCCTGTATACGCAGCAGGACTTCGAAGCCGAGACGAAACGCCTCACCGGCGGCCGCGGGGTCCCGGTGGTCTACGATTCGGTCGGCACGACGACGTTCGAGAAGAGCATGAACTGCCTCGCCCCGCGCGGCTATCTCGTCACGTTCGGAAATTCGAGCGGGCCCAACCCGCCCGTCGACACCCGGGTCCTCCAGCAGAAAGGGTCGCTGTTCGTCACGCGGCCGACGATGCGCGACTACGTCGCGACGCGGGAGGACCTGCTCAAGCGCGCCGGCGACGTGCTCGGGTGGGTCGCCGCCGGCCGGCTCAAGGTTCGGATCGACCGGACGTTTCCCTTGGCCCAGGCGGCCGACGCCCAGCGCGCGCTGGCGAGCCGCGGGACGGCGGGGAAGGTGCTGCTCATCCTCTGA
- a CDS encoding ABC transporter permease: MIRYLARRLLQAIPLLLLVSAAVFFLINIVPGGPTAAYENNPRLSSEDIARIETELGLNQPIYVRYLHWLGAVLHADWGYSLVTKRPVLVEIGERFPNTLDLIGIQYVVTLAIAVPAGTLSAVRQYSVFDHATTTVAFMGQSIPIFWFGLILIIVFHVTLRNPLTGLPLLPAGGMYTIGEPFSAADRIRHLILPVAMLTLANCAAIVRYVRAGMIEVLHADYIRTARSKGVGGRRVIWSHAMKNAALPVVTVIALDLPVLFGGALFTETIFSWPGMGRLFYDSALRFDYALLMSIVMITAALIVLSNLAADVGYALLDPRIRYG, from the coding sequence ATGATCCGGTATCTGGCCCGGCGCCTGCTTCAGGCGATCCCGCTGCTGCTCCTGGTGAGCGCGGCGGTGTTCTTCTTGATCAACATCGTGCCGGGCGGCCCGACCGCCGCGTATGAGAACAACCCGCGCCTCTCGTCCGAGGACATCGCGCGGATCGAGACGGAGCTCGGACTCAACCAGCCGATCTACGTGCGCTACCTTCACTGGCTGGGCGCCGTGCTCCACGCCGACTGGGGGTACTCGCTCGTCACCAAACGGCCCGTGCTGGTCGAGATCGGCGAACGGTTTCCCAACACGCTGGACCTGATCGGCATTCAATACGTGGTGACCCTGGCGATCGCGGTCCCGGCCGGCACGCTGTCGGCGGTGCGGCAGTATTCGGTGTTCGATCACGCGACGACCACGGTGGCCTTCATGGGCCAGTCCATTCCGATTTTCTGGTTCGGCCTGATCCTGATCATCGTCTTTCACGTTACGCTGCGGAACCCGTTGACGGGGCTCCCGCTGCTGCCGGCCGGCGGCATGTACACGATCGGCGAGCCGTTTTCGGCGGCCGACCGGATCCGGCATCTCATCCTGCCCGTCGCGATGCTGACGCTGGCCAACTGCGCGGCCATCGTCCGCTACGTGCGCGCCGGCATGATCGAGGTGCTGCACGCGGACTACATCCGGACGGCGCGCTCGAAGGGCGTGGGCGGCCGCCGCGTGATCTGGTCGCACGCGATGAAGAACGCCGCCCTGCCGGTGGTGACGGTCATCGCGCTCGACCTCCCGGTGCTGTTCGGCGGCGCGCTGTTCACCGAGACGATCTTCAGCTGGCCGGGGATGGGCCGGTTGTTCTACGATTCCGCGCTGCGCTTCGACTACGCGCTTCTGATGAGCATCGTGATGATCACCGCGGCGCTGATCGTGCTGTCGAACCTGGCCGCGGACGTCGGCTACGCGCTGCTCGATCCGCGCATCCGGTATGGGTAG
- a CDS encoding aldehyde dehydrogenase family protein — MKMYVGTEWIDKRQTIPVTNPFDGSTVDTVPKGDADDVERALATALRGAKSMRALTGYQRSQILKKAAELLIARTEDFARTITLEEGKILAESRVEVARAAEILVLSGEEAKRLGSEVVPLDGAPGVTTQMGFTLRVPCGVVVGISPFNFPLHLVTHKVGPALAGGNAVILKPATDTPLSALKLTEVLLQAGVPADAIQCLTGTGREVGEALCADPRVRKITFTGSRDVGEQICKVAGLKKVTMELGSNSPTIIMPDADLDKVAAAVASTGFANAGQVCISAQRIIPLKPIYGDFLDALKAKVAAITTGNPLEESVKMGPMVRESDARRVESWIQEAVAGGARLVTGGERRGAIYAPTVVADVKPDMRISRSELFGPAVGVTPADTIDDAIALANDTNYGLSAGVFTQNVNWAMRFAREVESGNIHINWGPQWRVDLMPYGGLKESGFGKEGPKYAVQEMTELKMVVFHLS; from the coding sequence ATGAAGATGTACGTCGGCACGGAGTGGATCGACAAGCGGCAGACGATCCCGGTGACGAACCCGTTCGACGGTTCGACGGTGGACACGGTCCCCAAAGGGGACGCCGATGACGTCGAGCGCGCGCTCGCGACCGCATTACGGGGCGCCAAGTCGATGCGGGCCCTGACCGGCTACCAGCGCTCGCAGATCCTCAAGAAGGCCGCCGAACTCCTGATCGCCCGCACCGAGGACTTCGCCCGCACCATCACGCTCGAAGAAGGGAAGATTCTCGCGGAATCGCGCGTGGAAGTGGCGCGGGCCGCGGAGATTCTGGTCCTGTCGGGGGAAGAGGCGAAGCGGCTCGGCAGCGAGGTGGTCCCGCTCGACGGCGCCCCGGGGGTGACGACGCAGATGGGTTTCACGCTGCGCGTCCCGTGCGGCGTCGTGGTCGGGATCAGCCCGTTCAACTTTCCCCTGCATCTGGTCACCCACAAGGTCGGGCCGGCGCTCGCGGGCGGCAACGCCGTCATCCTCAAGCCGGCGACCGACACGCCCCTGTCGGCGCTCAAGCTGACGGAGGTCCTCCTGCAGGCCGGCGTGCCGGCGGACGCGATCCAGTGCCTGACCGGCACCGGGCGCGAGGTCGGCGAGGCGCTGTGCGCCGATCCGCGGGTGCGCAAGATCACCTTCACCGGGAGCCGCGACGTCGGCGAACAGATCTGCAAAGTCGCCGGGCTGAAGAAGGTCACGATGGAGCTCGGCAGCAATTCCCCGACGATCATCATGCCGGACGCCGATCTCGACAAGGTCGCCGCGGCGGTGGCCTCGACGGGATTTGCCAACGCCGGTCAGGTCTGCATCAGCGCGCAGCGGATCATTCCGCTCAAGCCGATCTACGGCGACTTCCTCGACGCGCTCAAAGCCAAAGTCGCGGCGATCACCACGGGCAACCCGCTCGAGGAGAGCGTGAAGATGGGCCCGATGGTCCGCGAGTCGGACGCGCGGCGGGTGGAGTCGTGGATCCAGGAGGCCGTCGCCGGCGGCGCCCGGCTCGTGACCGGCGGGGAGCGCCGGGGCGCCATCTACGCCCCGACGGTCGTCGCCGACGTCAAACCGGACATGCGCATCTCCCGCAGCGAACTGTTCGGGCCGGCGGTCGGGGTCACGCCCGCGGACACGATCGACGACGCGATCGCGCTGGCCAACGACACGAACTACGGGCTGTCGGCCGGCGTCTTCACCCAGAACGTCAACTGGGCGATGCGGTTCGCGCGCGAGGTCGAGTCCGGCAACATCCACATCAACTGGGGTCCGCAGTGGCGCGTCGACCTCATGCCCTACGGCGGCCTCAAGGAGAGCGGTTTCGGCAAGGAAGGGCCGAAGTACGCGGTGCAGGAGATGACCGAGCTCAAGATGGTCGTCTTCCACCTGTCGTAG
- a CDS encoding peptide ABC transporter substrate-binding protein: protein MVQRRGARAGAWLAVVAIVGLAGQPAVSQPARRGGSITIALYQEPELLNPLIASQTASAEVTILTVEGLLRVGPDGRYIPQLATEVPDQKNGGVSPDGKTITYHLKPGLLWSDGQPMTCDDVKFTWQALVTPKSGAIYTSGYDQIQGVDCPNAQTVVVRYKQLYAPFLSRFFDILPRHATGDPVNMTKWAYNRKPVGTGPFMVTEWASGDHITLVRNPHYRVKDQPYLDRVIIRIVPSREVGKQLIKTGDVDVVWDLIESDVPELKGAAGVKISSAPGPDAERLVLNFADPSLDGPAADAVRQHPHPILGDPRVREAIELGINKREITSKLLYGLATVGTNELHIGWAECATPISTYNPSRARALLQEAGWAAGPDGIRVAKSAQYAKDGTRLRLKLQTTTGNKLREEAEQLIIQYMRAIGLEFYIENVPSPVLFGSWASGAFRKHGHFDVVMYTTNPDVDPQSQVEGYFASWKMPTAQNGGDGFNYARYASPEVDADVKKAASSADLGVRRGVYCDAMHHIVADRPHIYLYSRSTISAYRDRLQGWITNVWERLGWNAQTWSVAR from the coding sequence GTGGTGCAGCGGAGGGGTGCCCGGGCCGGGGCGTGGCTGGCCGTCGTCGCGATCGTCGGTCTGGCCGGGCAGCCGGCGGTGTCGCAGCCGGCACGGCGGGGCGGGTCGATCACGATCGCGCTCTACCAAGAGCCCGAACTGCTCAATCCGCTGATCGCGTCGCAGACGGCGTCGGCCGAGGTCACGATCCTGACGGTCGAGGGCCTGCTCAGGGTCGGGCCCGACGGCCGGTACATCCCCCAACTGGCGACCGAAGTCCCGGACCAGAAGAACGGCGGCGTGTCGCCGGACGGCAAGACGATCACCTACCATCTGAAGCCCGGCCTTCTGTGGTCCGACGGGCAGCCGATGACCTGCGACGACGTGAAGTTTACGTGGCAGGCGCTCGTGACGCCGAAGAGCGGCGCCATCTACACGAGCGGCTACGACCAGATTCAAGGTGTGGACTGTCCAAACGCGCAGACCGTGGTCGTGCGGTACAAGCAGCTCTACGCGCCGTTTCTCTCGCGCTTCTTTGACATACTCCCCCGGCACGCGACCGGCGATCCCGTCAACATGACGAAGTGGGCGTACAACCGCAAGCCCGTCGGCACCGGACCATTCATGGTCACCGAGTGGGCCTCCGGCGATCACATCACGCTCGTCCGCAACCCGCACTACCGGGTCAAGGACCAGCCGTACCTCGACCGGGTGATCATCCGGATCGTGCCGAGCCGTGAAGTGGGCAAGCAGCTGATCAAGACCGGCGACGTGGACGTGGTCTGGGATCTGATCGAGTCGGACGTGCCGGAGCTCAAGGGTGCTGCGGGCGTGAAGATCAGCTCGGCGCCGGGCCCCGACGCCGAGCGGTTGGTGCTCAATTTCGCCGACCCGTCGCTCGACGGGCCGGCCGCCGACGCCGTCAGGCAGCATCCGCATCCGATCCTGGGCGACCCGCGGGTGCGCGAGGCCATCGAGCTCGGCATCAACAAACGGGAGATCACGAGCAAGCTGCTCTACGGCCTCGCGACCGTCGGGACGAACGAGCTGCACATCGGGTGGGCGGAGTGCGCCACGCCGATCAGCACGTACAATCCGTCCCGGGCGCGGGCGCTGCTCCAGGAGGCCGGCTGGGCCGCCGGTCCGGACGGCATCCGCGTCGCGAAGAGCGCGCAGTACGCCAAGGACGGCACGCGGCTGCGCCTGAAGCTGCAGACCACGACCGGGAACAAGCTCCGCGAAGAGGCCGAGCAGCTGATCATTCAATACATGCGGGCAATCGGCCTCGAATTCTACATCGAAAACGTTCCGTCGCCGGTGCTGTTCGGGTCGTGGGCGAGCGGCGCGTTCCGCAAGCACGGCCACTTCGACGTCGTGATGTATACGACGAACCCCGACGTGGACCCGCAGTCGCAGGTCGAGGGCTATTTCGCGTCGTGGAAGATGCCGACGGCCCAGAACGGCGGCGACGGCTTCAACTACGCGCGCTACGCCAGTCCCGAGGTCGACGCGGACGTGAAGAAGGCGGCGTCCTCGGCGGATCTCGGGGTGCGGCGCGGTGTCTACTGCGACGCGATGCACCACATCGTCGCGGACCGGCCCCACATCTATCTGTACAGCCGGAGCACGATCAGCGCGTACCGCGACCGGCTCCAGGGCTGGATCACGAACGTCTGGGAGCGCCTCGGCTGGAACGCGCAGACCTGGTCGGTGGCCCGGTAG